A genome region from Anaerobacillus alkaliphilus includes the following:
- a CDS encoding methionine biosynthesis PLP-dependent protein has product MDYKHLETKMVQLGNRSETQTGTINPPVYFSTAYRHEGIGQSTGYDYSRTGNPTRQILEEGIALLEGGDRGFACSSGMAAIQTVMSIFKQGDEIIVCRDLYGGTYRLFQQGWSNWGITFQYWDGASYDQLETLINERTQAIFIETPTNPLMQEMSISEVSNLAKKHQLYLIVDNTFYTPYIQRPIEEGADIVIHSATKYLGGHNDVLAGLIVVKGEELCQRVGFFQNGMGATLSPFDSWLLIRGMKTLALRMEKHEENAKVIVKYLTDHPFVTDVLYPGRGGMLSFRIKKEQWINPLLQSFKLITFAESLGGVESLMTYPTTQTHADIPEELREKYGVCKRLLRFSVGIENKEDLIDDLQQGFESLA; this is encoded by the coding sequence ATGGATTATAAGCATTTAGAAACAAAGATGGTACAGCTAGGGAACCGAAGTGAAACTCAAACGGGCACGATTAATCCTCCGGTATACTTTTCAACAGCTTATCGGCATGAAGGAATAGGTCAATCGACGGGATATGACTATAGTAGAACAGGAAATCCAACTAGACAAATCTTAGAAGAGGGAATTGCTCTTTTAGAAGGAGGAGATCGTGGTTTTGCCTGTAGTTCAGGAATGGCAGCGATTCAAACGGTGATGTCTATTTTTAAACAGGGAGATGAGATTATTGTTTGCCGAGATTTGTACGGTGGTACCTATCGGCTATTTCAACAAGGGTGGAGCAATTGGGGGATAACCTTCCAGTATTGGGACGGTGCTAGTTACGATCAATTAGAAACTCTTATTAATGAGCGTACTCAAGCAATTTTTATTGAGACACCAACAAACCCATTAATGCAGGAAATGAGTATAAGTGAAGTTAGCAATCTTGCTAAAAAGCATCAACTGTATTTGATTGTTGACAATACCTTTTATACACCATATATACAAAGGCCGATCGAAGAAGGGGCTGACATTGTCATTCACAGTGCCACGAAGTATTTAGGTGGACATAATGATGTACTCGCAGGATTAATAGTTGTTAAAGGCGAGGAACTTTGTCAAAGAGTTGGTTTTTTTCAGAATGGGATGGGGGCAACACTATCTCCCTTTGATTCTTGGCTGCTAATCCGTGGTATGAAAACATTAGCGTTAAGGATGGAGAAACATGAAGAGAATGCCAAAGTAATTGTCAAATACTTAACTGATCATCCATTTGTAACAGACGTTTTATATCCTGGTCGTGGTGGGATGTTGTCTTTTAGAATAAAAAAGGAACAGTGGATAAATCCACTCTTACAAAGTTTTAAACTGATTACGTTTGCAGAAAGCCTAGGTGGAGTTGAAAGTCTAATGACCTATCCGACTACACAAACGCATGCTGACATTCCTGAGGAACTTCGAGAAAAGTACGGGGTATGTAAGAGGCTTTTAAGATTTTCAGTAGGAATTGAAAATAAAGAAGATCTAATAGATGATTTACAACAAGGATTTGAGAGTTTAGCCTAA
- the metC gene encoding cystathionine beta-lyase produces the protein MSEQYHIQTKLLHNSHKVHQETGAVSVPIHHSSTFHQYSFDSFGDYEYARGSNPTRKALEDVIADLEGGTRGFAFPSGMAAISTAFMLLSKGDHIVITEDVYGGTYRFVTEVLEKYGIEHTFVDMTNHEEVEKHINPNTKLVYIETPSNPTLKITDIKKIVAIAKTHNCLTFCDNTFLTPVFQRPLDLGVDVVLHSATKFLGGHSDVMAGLAVVKDVEIGRRLAFLHNAFGSILGVQDSWIVLRGIKTLQVRMNASSQSAMTIAKWLQTREEVKAVYYPGLENHPGKNIQEQQSKSHGAVLSFEFPSRFQAKKFVENVKLPVFAVSLGAVETILSYPATMSHGSMPEEERLKRGISDGLLRLSVGLEDVNDLIEDFEQALRTLKD, from the coding sequence TTGTCAGAACAATATCATATACAGACCAAATTATTGCACAATAGCCATAAAGTACATCAAGAAACAGGAGCGGTGAGTGTACCCATTCATCATTCTTCTACTTTTCATCAATACTCTTTTGATAGCTTCGGTGATTATGAATATGCAAGAGGTTCTAATCCTACACGTAAAGCACTTGAGGATGTCATTGCAGACCTAGAAGGGGGAACGAGAGGATTTGCCTTTCCTTCTGGAATGGCAGCAATATCAACAGCATTTATGTTGCTGTCAAAAGGTGATCATATTGTAATTACTGAGGATGTTTACGGAGGGACGTATCGCTTTGTTACGGAGGTTTTAGAAAAGTATGGGATTGAACATACGTTTGTGGATATGACAAACCATGAAGAGGTAGAAAAACATATCAATCCAAATACAAAATTAGTATATATTGAAACACCGTCAAATCCAACCTTGAAAATAACGGATATAAAAAAAATAGTAGCAATAGCTAAGACTCACAACTGTTTAACGTTTTGTGATAATACGTTTTTAACACCTGTATTTCAGAGACCTCTAGACTTAGGTGTTGATGTTGTGCTCCATAGTGCTACGAAATTTTTAGGAGGTCACAGTGACGTTATGGCTGGTCTTGCAGTTGTGAAAGACGTAGAGATTGGTAGACGTTTAGCCTTTTTACATAACGCCTTTGGATCTATCTTAGGTGTGCAGGATAGTTGGATCGTTTTACGTGGGATAAAAACATTACAAGTACGAATGAATGCTAGTTCACAGTCAGCTATGACAATCGCAAAATGGTTACAAACTAGAGAAGAAGTGAAAGCAGTTTATTATCCAGGCCTTGAAAATCACCCTGGAAAGAACATTCAAGAGCAACAATCGAAAAGTCATGGTGCAGTATTATCATTTGAATTTCCATCAAGGTTCCAAGCGAAAAAATTTGTGGAGAACGTAAAGCTTCCAGTTTTTGCAGTAAGCTTAGGAGCAGTGGAAACAATCCTATCCTATCCAGCCACGATGTCGCACGGTTCAATGCCTGAGGAAGAAAGGCTGAAACGTGGTATTAGTGACGGTTTACTAAGACTCTCAGTAGGCTTAGAGGATGTAAATGATCTTATTGAAGACTTCGAACAAGCGTTGCGTACGCTAAAAGATTGA